The proteins below are encoded in one region of Myxococcales bacterium:
- a CDS encoding carboxypeptidase regulatory-like domain-containing protein encodes MTNRNESLRPLRLLGNVLVKVFSGTDLLAEQDVVVQSGQVQELLFTLADSSNSLRGRVMERGLYGVSGAQVTVKGRSGSERKTVSETDGRFELRGLGDPPFFVRVDHSEFAQVALSGVRPGDGELVIDLR; translated from the coding sequence ATGACAAATCGGAACGAGAGTTTAAGGCCGTTGCGTTTGTTAGGCAATGTGCTGGTCAAGGTGTTTTCTGGGACCGATTTGCTCGCCGAACAAGATGTTGTTGTGCAGTCCGGGCAGGTCCAGGAGCTGTTGTTTACGCTGGCAGATTCTTCAAACAGTTTGCGAGGACGTGTCATGGAGCGGGGCCTGTATGGCGTATCCGGTGCGCAAGTTACCGTTAAGGGTCGCAGCGGATCAGAACGAAAAACGGTGAGCGAGACCGATGGTCGTTTTGAATTGCGAGGTCTGGGTGATCCACCCTTTTTTGTTAGGGTTGATCATTCGGAGTTTGCACAAGTCGCCCTGTCTGGCGTCAGGCCAGGTGATGGAGAGTTGGTCATTGACCTTCGTTAA
- a CDS encoding protein kinase, whose translation MQRTQQLGRYQVMNRIAFGGMAEIFRAFTYDDEGFRRDVAIKKVLPHYLEDPQFLDMLTDEFKLVSFLRHPNIAEVFELADVEGSLLIAMEYVDGKDLRSTIDRLHDQQAILDFDNAVYIIARSLDGLHHAHTARDLTASP comes from the coding sequence ATGCAGCGCACGCAACAGCTTGGCCGTTACCAAGTGATGAATCGCATCGCGTTCGGGGGAATGGCCGAGATTTTTCGTGCCTTTACCTACGATGACGAGGGCTTTCGTCGTGACGTCGCTATTAAAAAGGTGCTGCCCCATTACCTCGAAGACCCTCAGTTTCTTGACATGCTTACCGACGAATTTAAGCTGGTAAGCTTTTTGAGACATCCCAACATTGCCGAGGTCTTCGAGTTGGCTGACGTTGAAGGAAGTTTGCTGATTGCCATGGAGTATGTGGACGGCAAAGACCTACGCTCGACCATTGACCGTCTGCACGATCAGCAAGCGATTCTTGATTTTGATAATGCGGTTTACATCATTGCTCGGTCGTTGGACGGTTTGCATCACGCGCACACTGCTCGTGACCTCACGGCGAGCCCCTAG
- a CDS encoding NAD(P)H-hydrate dehydratase, protein MIPLFTAEQARAIDRHAVHGLGIPGILLMENAGVRAANCILESFADKLSSVLVVCGPGQNGGDGFVVARQLDALGISVNAILIGEKSSLTGDAKLNAEAWERSAGSLSLGLDELRDSLPTSTLVVDALFGTGLSRELAGDFRKAVELINQRGLPVVSMDVPSGIDSNTGQILGAAIQAALTVTFGVRKLGLYQFPGRGYAGDIRCESIGVPAPVASDNKLIEATDLPRWLHPRALNSHKGTAGHLLIIGGSKGKSGAALLAAKGAMHSGAGLVTIATDAHTQTVIDGRYPEFMSEALVFSEHSLTDQLTTLCQNKDALVIGPGMGLEQAKALGQDIYLSIPLPTVLDADALNFWQSGAERLSEAKAVRILTPHPAEAARLLRTHTERVQSNRIAAAKTLSERCGSTVVLKGACTVIAATDGRVRIVDGSFPAMATAGSGDVLSGIIAAQLNDNTDPFDAASAGVLLHLLGAKLAGTGDRGLLASQIAEAVPRVIERSLSTTV, encoded by the coding sequence ATGATTCCTCTTTTCACTGCTGAACAAGCCCGCGCTATTGACCGTCACGCTGTGCATGGGCTGGGTATCCCCGGTATACTTTTGATGGAAAACGCTGGCGTAAGAGCAGCGAACTGCATTTTGGAGAGCTTTGCCGACAAACTTTCTTCGGTTCTGGTCGTGTGTGGCCCGGGTCAAAACGGTGGAGACGGTTTTGTCGTCGCAAGGCAGCTCGACGCGCTCGGTATCTCCGTAAACGCAATACTGATTGGCGAAAAAAGCTCACTTACCGGCGATGCAAAGCTCAATGCCGAAGCTTGGGAACGCAGCGCTGGATCCCTTTCACTCGGTCTTGATGAACTACGTGACAGCCTTCCGACTTCAACACTTGTCGTTGATGCGTTATTTGGCACTGGCCTTAGCCGTGAGCTCGCTGGCGATTTCCGTAAAGCCGTAGAACTTATCAATCAACGTGGGCTGCCGGTCGTTTCCATGGATGTTCCGAGCGGCATCGATTCCAACACGGGACAAATCCTTGGCGCTGCCATCCAAGCTGCGCTGACGGTGACTTTTGGTGTACGCAAGTTGGGTCTGTACCAGTTTCCGGGGCGCGGCTATGCTGGCGATATCCGCTGCGAGTCGATTGGTGTGCCAGCGCCAGTCGCATCAGACAACAAGCTTATCGAGGCCACGGATCTACCACGCTGGCTTCATCCAAGAGCGCTGAACTCGCATAAAGGCACGGCCGGCCATCTCTTGATTATCGGAGGAAGCAAAGGCAAAAGTGGCGCCGCACTATTGGCTGCAAAAGGTGCAATGCATAGCGGAGCAGGGCTCGTCACCATTGCCACCGACGCTCACACACAGACGGTCATTGACGGCCGCTACCCTGAGTTCATGTCTGAAGCGCTCGTCTTTTCGGAACATTCACTGACCGATCAATTGACAACACTATGCCAAAACAAGGACGCTTTGGTGATTGGGCCTGGCATGGGTCTTGAGCAGGCAAAAGCCTTAGGCCAAGACATCTATCTTAGCATTCCCTTGCCCACTGTGCTCGATGCTGACGCTCTCAATTTCTGGCAAAGTGGCGCCGAACGACTAAGCGAAGCCAAAGCTGTGCGAATTCTTACGCCGCATCCTGCAGAAGCTGCACGCTTGCTAAGAACGCATACCGAACGCGTGCAAAGCAATCGCATCGCGGCAGCGAAAACACTGAGCGAACGTTGCGGCAGCACCGTAGTACTTAAAGGAGCATGCACGGTAATTGCAGCCACCGATGGCCGCGTTCGCATCGTGGATGGCAGCTTCCCAGCCATGGCCACCGCGGGAAGCGGCGATGTGCTAAGCGGCATTATCGCTGCACAACTCAACGATAACACCGACCCGTTTGATGCAGCCAGCGCCGGTGTTTTATTGCATTTGCTTGGGGCCAAACTCGCCGGCACGGGCGATAGGGGACTGCTAGCCAGCCAGATTGCTGAAGCCGTTCCCAGGGTCATCGAACGCTCACTTTCAACCACCGTGTAG
- a CDS encoding serine protein kinase PrkA: MSQIADRIREQYSAERRVLSFDDFLGLFQSDPWAYSRDASRYLKDCFEYFGQYPVKQPWGTVQRFALFDDLNDPAEKPDRRARLVGNEDAQNAFYRVLCNFSREGCANRLLLFHGPNGSAKSTFADCVMQGLEKYSREDAGALYTFSWIFPRGQDGKTIGFGSKDALAQNAQTFAHLEDDAIAVKLRSELRESPLLLLPKNERQKLINQVYKEHDIEDNAPQWIRDGELSHKNQQVYQALLTSYQGDLGRVLAHVRVERYQISRRYRIGAVTIGPQMSVDARERQITADQSVASLPASLSATNLFETFGDLVDASGGLLEYSDLLKRPLEAWKYLLLAIEEGEVPLSMSNLTINSVFVASSNELHLAAFREHPEYNSFRVRLEPIRMPYLLDYTLEERIYESQILPHLSCNVAPHAVRLAAIWSVLTRLRRAQESRYADPKLGKVAATLSPMEKADLYAKGHIPERLSQAESGTLKSGLADIRAESSSLVPYEGLSGASPRELRTLLLDAAQDARYDHLSPLAVLDQIERLCIRGDHVFLKETAENGYQDHRGFISQVKKRWLEYVEDEMRSCSGLVEEKQYAEMFDRYITHVSYSLKNERVFNKRTGSYEEPDEALMNEVEKTLDVSDDKTKFRKALISSVGAHALDNPGAQVDYARLFPEHIKKLRQAFFTQRQVQMREIAQDILALLSSQDSAIDQDRRLLAQNAIEALKTRFLYTDSSLRVALAELVSQ, translated from the coding sequence ATGTCCCAGATAGCGGATAGAATTCGCGAGCAGTATTCGGCTGAACGACGGGTCCTGTCCTTCGACGACTTTTTGGGCTTGTTTCAAAGCGACCCCTGGGCGTACAGCCGTGATGCATCGCGCTACCTTAAGGACTGTTTCGAGTACTTTGGCCAGTATCCTGTAAAGCAACCCTGGGGCACCGTGCAACGTTTCGCTCTTTTTGACGACTTGAACGATCCTGCTGAAAAACCGGATCGTCGGGCTCGCCTTGTGGGCAACGAAGACGCGCAGAACGCTTTTTACCGTGTCCTTTGCAACTTCTCTCGAGAAGGATGCGCAAATCGTTTACTCCTGTTTCACGGTCCCAACGGCAGTGCCAAAAGCACATTTGCCGATTGCGTAATGCAAGGACTGGAAAAGTATTCACGGGAGGACGCTGGAGCTCTGTATACTTTTTCTTGGATCTTCCCACGTGGACAAGACGGCAAGACCATTGGTTTTGGATCCAAAGACGCGCTTGCACAAAACGCGCAGACCTTTGCCCACCTTGAGGATGACGCGATAGCAGTTAAGCTGCGCAGCGAGCTCCGAGAAAGCCCGCTTTTGTTGTTGCCTAAAAACGAACGTCAAAAGCTCATCAATCAAGTTTATAAAGAGCACGACATCGAAGACAATGCACCTCAATGGATCCGCGATGGCGAGTTAAGTCACAAAAACCAACAAGTCTATCAGGCCTTGTTGACGAGCTACCAGGGTGATTTAGGACGCGTTCTTGCACACGTTCGTGTCGAGCGTTATCAAATATCACGGCGTTATCGGATTGGGGCGGTAACCATCGGGCCACAAATGTCTGTCGATGCACGCGAGCGACAAATCACTGCGGACCAAAGCGTTGCATCGCTCCCAGCTTCCCTTAGCGCTACAAATCTTTTTGAGACTTTCGGCGACCTTGTCGATGCTTCAGGCGGATTACTCGAATACAGCGACTTACTAAAACGACCACTCGAAGCATGGAAGTATCTGCTGCTCGCCATCGAGGAAGGCGAAGTGCCTCTGTCGATGTCCAATCTTACAATTAACAGTGTGTTTGTCGCGAGCTCAAACGAACTTCACCTGGCAGCTTTCCGCGAGCATCCCGAATACAATTCCTTCCGCGTCCGTCTTGAACCGATTCGTATGCCATATCTGCTCGACTACACGCTGGAAGAACGTATTTATGAATCGCAAATATTGCCGCATCTTAGTTGCAACGTTGCGCCGCACGCCGTGCGGCTCGCAGCCATTTGGTCCGTGCTTACCCGCCTGCGCCGAGCGCAAGAATCCCGCTACGCTGATCCAAAGCTCGGCAAGGTGGCTGCAACACTTAGTCCCATGGAAAAAGCTGATCTTTATGCAAAGGGACACATCCCTGAGCGTTTATCTCAAGCTGAAAGCGGCACGCTGAAATCTGGCCTGGCGGATATACGAGCAGAATCGAGCTCGTTGGTGCCTTACGAAGGCTTGTCAGGCGCCTCGCCAAGAGAACTGCGCACACTTTTGCTCGATGCGGCGCAGGATGCTCGCTACGATCATCTATCGCCCCTTGCTGTACTCGATCAAATCGAGCGTCTCTGCATCCGTGGTGACCATGTCTTTTTGAAAGAAACGGCGGAAAACGGCTATCAAGACCACCGAGGCTTTATCAGCCAGGTGAAAAAGCGATGGCTCGAATACGTTGAAGATGAGATGCGAAGCTGTTCGGGCTTGGTTGAAGAGAAACAATACGCGGAGATGTTTGATCGCTACATCACACATGTATCCTATTCGCTAAAAAACGAGCGCGTATTTAACAAGCGTACCGGCAGTTATGAAGAGCCCGACGAAGCACTTATGAACGAGGTCGAAAAGACACTCGATGTGAGCGACGATAAAACTAAGTTTCGCAAAGCACTCATTAGCTCGGTAGGCGCCCATGCACTCGATAACCCTGGAGCGCAAGTCGACTACGCACGTCTTTTCCCAGAGCACATCAAAAAACTCCGACAAGCGTTTTTCACGCAACGCCAAGTGCAAATGCGTGAGATCGCCCAGGACATATTGGCTCTGCTATCCTCACAGGACTCCGCCATCGATCAGGATCGACGCCTTCTCGCTCAAAATGCCATTGAGGCTCTAAAGACCCGCTTTCTCTATACGGACAGCTCTTTGCGAGTGGCTCTCGCTGAACTGGTATCCCAGTAG
- a CDS encoding carboxypeptidase regulatory-like domain-containing protein encodes MRSQKNGSFALPRLAEGEYDIRISAPGYVTEHRMLDMKVRRHAPSEIDLGDITLKSAGSVSGQVSDRYGRPVPGALIAYLDGAVAKTTDVHSDSSGVFSVQGLRPGRYLFYATHPVLGDGQSRRPHRIFEGENTPDILIRFDKAMPVTENNSR; translated from the coding sequence GTGCGTAGTCAAAAAAATGGAAGTTTCGCCTTGCCGCGTCTCGCTGAAGGGGAATACGACATTCGTATATCTGCGCCTGGCTATGTTACTGAACATCGCATGCTTGACATGAAAGTTCGCAGGCATGCTCCGAGCGAAATCGATTTAGGTGATATTACTCTTAAGTCTGCTGGCAGCGTGAGCGGGCAAGTCAGCGACCGTTATGGTCGGCCAGTTCCCGGGGCCCTTATTGCCTATCTCGATGGTGCCGTCGCCAAGACGACGGATGTACACAGTGATTCGAGCGGAGTTTTCAGTGTCCAAGGGCTACGTCCGGGGCGATATCTTTTCTATGCAACGCATCCGGTTTTGGGTGATGGACAGAGTAGGCGCCCTCACCGGATTTTCGAAGGAGAAAATACCCCAGACATCTTGATTCGTTTTGATAAAGCGATGCCGGTTACAGAAAATAATAGCCGATAA
- a CDS encoding RluA family pseudouridine synthase codes for MSHRLDRETSGVLVCARDLPTERALKAQFEGRRVQKEYLAIVRGCVFEDQGTISLPMRHAEQGLHLLMETCNEGQGAQAETHFDVLERKKDKSLLRLRPHTGRQHQLRVHLSAKGHPIIGDKLYGPEGISPFFDYIDEGMTDTLRERLGHERHALHAHRLWIEHPGTGQNVEFVAPMPQDLLSLWER; via the coding sequence ATCTCCCACCGTCTTGATCGTGAAACAAGTGGCGTGCTGGTGTGTGCACGCGACTTGCCAACAGAAAGAGCGCTCAAAGCTCAGTTCGAGGGACGGCGTGTGCAAAAAGAGTACCTCGCCATCGTCCGCGGATGTGTCTTTGAAGATCAAGGAACTATCTCACTGCCCATGCGACATGCCGAGCAAGGTCTTCACTTGCTTATGGAAACTTGCAACGAAGGGCAGGGGGCACAGGCCGAAACTCACTTTGATGTCCTCGAACGAAAAAAAGACAAAAGTTTACTTCGTCTGCGTCCTCACACAGGCAGACAACATCAACTGCGCGTTCATCTTTCCGCTAAAGGACATCCGATTATCGGCGACAAGCTCTATGGACCGGAGGGCATCAGCCCTTTTTTCGACTACATTGACGAGGGCATGACGGATACGCTTAGAGAGAGGCTAGGACACGAACGCCATGCATTGCACGCTCACCGTTTGTGGATCGAGCATCCCGGCACTGGACAAAATGTCGAGTTTGTCGCTCCAATGCCCCAAGATCTGTTATCCTTGTGGGAAAGGTAA
- a CDS encoding pyridoxine 5'-phosphate synthase, with translation MTVRLQVNVDHVATLRQARGELYPDPLRAAILCERAGADGITIHLREDRRHIQDHDLRHIRKGIQTRLNLEMAATDEMLSIALQNKPDCVTLVPEKRQERTTEGGLDVVANPELIRRFCTTLQESNIAVSLFIGPDIEQVEASIEVGASAIELHTGELAHAREAVSLKQQMMRLQIAAAHASNQNEKLSVAAGHGLTLDNVQDLVREVPELSELNIGHALISESLFCGLEQCVGAYRRVIQAGVKARSKVAADIRRTRG, from the coding sequence GTGACTGTCCGACTGCAAGTAAACGTCGATCACGTGGCCACTCTCCGTCAGGCCCGAGGCGAACTTTATCCAGACCCCTTACGTGCCGCTATCCTTTGCGAACGTGCTGGGGCCGACGGAATCACCATCCATTTGCGGGAAGACCGGCGACACATTCAGGACCATGATCTTAGGCACATTCGAAAGGGCATACAAACCCGCTTGAATCTAGAAATGGCCGCCACCGACGAAATGCTGAGCATCGCTCTACAAAACAAGCCCGATTGCGTTACCTTGGTGCCCGAAAAGCGACAAGAACGCACCACCGAAGGCGGACTTGATGTTGTGGCAAATCCAGAGCTGATACGCCGTTTTTGCACAACACTTCAGGAATCAAACATAGCTGTCAGTCTATTTATCGGCCCGGACATCGAGCAGGTCGAAGCTTCGATTGAAGTCGGCGCTTCTGCAATCGAGCTACATACCGGTGAGCTTGCTCACGCCCGCGAAGCGGTAAGCCTAAAACAGCAGATGATGCGGCTTCAAATTGCTGCAGCACACGCAAGCAACCAGAATGAAAAGCTTAGTGTTGCAGCCGGACACGGCCTCACACTGGATAACGTTCAGGATCTCGTCCGTGAAGTTCCTGAATTATCGGAGCTCAATATCGGTCACGCATTGATCAGCGAATCACTTTTTTGCGGCCTTGAACAATGTGTGGGCGCCTATCGCCGAGTTATTCAGGCGGGAGTTAAGGCGCGTTCGAAAGTCGCAGCAGACATCCGCAGAACACGAGGTTGA
- a CDS encoding RNA polymerase sigma factor yields the protein MTPVVNTAPTSKQHTVCFESVFTLYQEELLRAGRRLSGSDADADDLVQETALRAMQSWPQFDHQQGNSRAWMHRILKNVFIDQCRKTKREAQGIQRLSQQADIESEELSLSSELATTWSDKVESALDKLSPESSTIVLKILVNESSYQETSQDLKVPIGTVMSRLHRAKHQLRDELKSYAIQEGYLQVAA from the coding sequence ATGACGCCTGTCGTAAACACCGCACCTACATCAAAGCAGCATACCGTCTGCTTTGAATCGGTCTTTACGCTCTACCAAGAGGAGCTCTTACGTGCTGGACGGCGTCTGTCTGGGAGCGACGCCGATGCCGACGACCTTGTTCAGGAAACCGCATTGCGCGCCATGCAAAGCTGGCCTCAGTTTGATCATCAACAGGGAAACAGCCGAGCTTGGATGCACCGCATCTTGAAGAACGTTTTCATCGACCAATGCCGCAAAACAAAGCGAGAAGCGCAGGGCATCCAGCGACTGAGCCAGCAAGCAGACATCGAATCCGAGGAACTATCCCTGAGCTCGGAGCTTGCCACAACGTGGTCTGATAAAGTCGAATCCGCTCTTGATAAGCTATCGCCCGAGAGCTCAACGATTGTACTTAAAATCCTCGTTAATGAGAGCAGCTACCAAGAAACTTCCCAGGATCTTAAGGTTCCGATTGGTACCGTCATGTCTCGTTTGCACCGGGCCAAACATCAATTGCGCGATGAGCTTAAAAGCTACGCCATTCAAGAAGGCTACTTGCAGGTTGCGGCATAG
- a CDS encoding carboxypeptidase regulatory-like domain-containing protein yields the protein MAPFSKRLLVIAFLALLLGPANSLPPRVADSNENEASHDMDDGAEEELPPLKGDSVIEGSTLFDDGRAFEGVSVSIAGSGVWPPRSVTSNVEGRFSFSGVPAGVYELNATVGHWVSEPIQGIVVEAKDRKTVSFKMEQGLQLAGVVIDAQTRCPIEGAELLLSEYGVSLLPKVSQSDGKGAFLFLALRPVDQRVSVRAQGYIPALGISHHPGKGQITIELTRAATLSGKVVDEEGRPIDGVQLEVHGDGQDEVPIFMSEETEQFRLSLFNQQQQAPPRC from the coding sequence ATGGCGCCTTTTTCAAAACGCCTTTTGGTTATCGCGTTCCTAGCATTATTGCTGGGTCCTGCAAATTCACTGCCGCCGCGGGTTGCTGATAGCAATGAAAACGAAGCATCGCACGATATGGACGATGGCGCAGAGGAAGAACTTCCACCGCTGAAGGGTGATTCGGTGATTGAAGGAAGCACGCTGTTTGATGATGGTCGAGCGTTTGAGGGCGTGTCTGTGAGCATCGCAGGCAGTGGCGTGTGGCCACCGAGAAGCGTAACTAGCAATGTTGAGGGGCGCTTTTCTTTTTCCGGTGTTCCGGCTGGCGTGTATGAACTCAACGCGACGGTGGGCCATTGGGTTTCAGAGCCCATTCAGGGCATCGTCGTTGAAGCAAAGGATAGAAAGACGGTGTCTTTCAAAATGGAGCAAGGGTTGCAGCTTGCAGGTGTTGTGATTGATGCACAAACAAGATGCCCGATTGAAGGCGCAGAACTGCTGCTCAGTGAGTATGGCGTCAGCCTCTTGCCGAAAGTATCGCAAAGTGATGGTAAGGGAGCTTTCTTGTTTCTTGCTTTGCGTCCTGTTGATCAACGCGTTTCCGTAAGAGCACAGGGTTACATTCCTGCGCTGGGTATTTCCCATCATCCAGGCAAAGGGCAAATCACCATTGAGCTAACGCGGGCGGCGACTCTTTCAGGAAAGGTAGTGGACGAAGAAGGTCGTCCCATCGATGGCGTGCAATTGGAAGTTCATGGCGACGGGCAAGACGAGGTGCCCATTTTCATGTCCGAAGAAACAGAACAGTTCCGTCTTTCTTTGTTTAATCAGCAGCAACAGGCCCCGCCCCGGTGCTAG